The Streptomyces tubercidicus DNA segment CTGGATCATTTCGCGGACGGCGGCGACTTCGGCCATGCCGACGGTGTAGCCGGTACGGGCGGCCTCGGCGCGGGAGGCAATGTCATGGACGTGGCTTAGGGGTAAGGCTGCGGCTGCCACGGAGTAGGCGGAGGCCGTCAGGAAGCGGCGGCGGTCCAACTCGTACCTCCACATCGGCAGTAGGGCGTCCAGCGGGTCGCTCCCAAGGGACAGCCCGATGGTGTCATTCTCCGCGTCCGCTGGGGAGGGCAGACCGAGGTCGGCGGGGGTGACGAGGCGGCCCAGGCGCCGGGATAGCGCGACCGCGAGATACCTGGGGGTGTTTCCGCGGGGCACGGAGCCGCGACACCAGTGCTCGATGTTGGACTTGTTCGTGCGTAAGTGTGCGCCGCATTCGGCGGCGACCGCGCAGACCGCCTTGGCGAGCGCCTCGTAGGTGAGGCCGGATTCGGCGACAAGGGCGCTGAGTTGGAGATTCGGCGTGCGCGTGGTCATGGCACCTGCCTCGCATATACGCGATATACCGCTTGGCCTGCCCGTCACCGTACCGCCGTGAAGCGCACGCCGGTTGACTCTTCATCAGGCCCGGGCCCTGGCGGCAGGCATCAGCGCCGCCCCGGTTCTGCTCCCGTGCCCACGCCTGCGAACCGCAAGTGATGCCCCATGTCCCGAGGAGGATCGTCATGGACGAGCTGGATGACCGCTGGATCGCCGCTACGGCCTCGGCACTGCTGGCGGCGGAGTACGAGCGCGTCCCGATCGAAGCGCTGACCGTCCGACGGCCGGACCTGCTGTTGGATACCGCCTACCGGGTGCAGGCCGCGGCGGTGGACCGGCGGATCGCGGGCGGCGCCCGCGTCGTCGGCCACAAGGCGGGTGTGACCTCCAAAGCCATGCAGGAGCAGATGGGCGTCTACGAGCCGGATTCGGGTGTCCTGTTGGACGACATGGTGCTGTCCACCGGCGACGTCCTGGTTCGGTCCGTGCTGATGCGGCCGCGAGTGGAGGCCGAGATCGCGTTCCGGCTCGGCTGCGACCTGTCGGGCCCGAACGTGGGTCTGGACGAGGCACGGGCGGCGGTGAAGGAGGTGTTCCTCGCCCTGGAAGTGATCGACACCCGTTTCACCGGCTGGCGGATCACGGTCGCGGACAGCATCGCCGACAATGCCTCCTGCGCACGGGTCGTCACCGGCCCCGTGGTGCCGTTCAGCACGGATATGGACCTGGCCGCCGAGCCTCTGGTCGTCAGTGTCAACGGCACCGCAGTGGCCACCGGGGAGGGCCGCGCCATCCTCGACGACCCGCTCCGTGCCCTGGTGTGGCTCGCTGGACGGCTGCACCGCTTCGGCACCGGTCTGCGCGCGGGGCAGCTGGTTCTGGCCGGGGCCGTGCACGCCAGCCTCCCTCTGGAGGCCCGGAGCACGGTGTACGCGCGTTCGCCGCATCTGCCCCCGGTCGAGCTGCACGTCCGCTGACCCGCGGCGCCTGGCCGGCGCCGCCTCCTCATGCACTACCCCTCCCCTTGAATGAAGGAGCGGCCGATGGCTGCTGATGAACAGCGTCTGTGTGTCGCCGTACTCGGCGCGGGCCTGATCGGGATGGACCTCGTCGACAAGATCCGCCGGTCGGCGAAGCTGGAGCTGGCTTTGGTGGCAGGCCGCGACCGGGACAGCCTGGGGCTACGCCGGGCGGCCGGCATGGGCCACCCGACCTCCGCCGGCGGGATCGGTGCCGTGGTGGAGGCCGGGCCCATCGATGTGGTCTTCGACGCCACCAGCGCCGACAGCCACGCCGATCACTGGGAGGCGCTGCGCCCGACCGGCACCACCCTGATCGACCTGACCCCCACGGGGCTGGGCACGGTCACCGTCCCGGGAGTCAACGGCCGCCGGGTGGCGGCTTACCGGCACTTGAACCTCATCAGCTGCGGCGGGCAGGCGGCCGTTCCGGTCCTGTACGCCATCGCGAAGTCCTGTACCCCCACCTACATCGAGGTGGTCTCCACCGGGGCGAGCGCGAGCGCGGGCCGGGCCACTCGCCTGAACCTCGACCAGTACATCGCCACTACCTCCGCCGCGATCCGGACCTTCACCGGCACCAGGGACACGAAAGTGATGGTCAACCTCAGCCCCGCCCGGCCTGCTCCGCCGTTCCGGGTGGCCATGACCGTCCTCGCGTACGGTATCCGCCCCGCTTCGGTCCGCACGAACATCGCGAAAGCTGCCCAGGCCGTGCGCGCGTACGCGCCCGGGTTCAAGGTGACCTCGCTCGCCGTGGAGCCGGGCCGGATCTCGGTCGCGGTGGAGGTGACCGCCTCCGGAGGCCGCCTGCCCCGCCACGCCGGGAGCGTGGACATCATCAACGCCGCCGCCGTCCTGCTCGCTGAGCAGTCGGCCGCCGCCTCCCGATGAAAGGAATCCCGCCCATGGACACAACCCCCGACCAGCGGCCGCAGATCCTCCTGCACGACCCGACCCTGCGCGACGGCCACCACGCGGTCAGCCACCAACTCGACGCCGACCAGCTCCGCGTCTACGCCACCGCCGCGAACGCCGCCGGTGTACCGGTGGTGGAGGTCGGCCATGGCAACGGCCTGGGCGCCTCCAGCCTCCAGATCGGCCGCGCCCGCCTCGACGACGCCACGATGCTCACCACCGTCCGCGAGGCCCTCACCTCGTCGCGTATGGGCGTGTTCATGGCCCCCGGCTGGGGCACCTCCGACGACCTGGCGGCCGCCGTCCACCACGGCGCTGACGTCGTACGGATCGCCGCGCACTGCACCGAGGCCGACGTCACCGAACGCCACCTCGGCGTCACCCGCGACCTCGGCGCCGAAGCCCAGGGCGTCCTGCTCATGAGCCACATGGCCAGCCCCGGCAAGCTTGCCGAACAGTGTGCCCTGATGGCGGAGTTCGGCGCGCAGGCCGTCGGCATCATGGACTCCGCCGGCCGCTACCTCCCCACCGAAGTCACCGAGCGGGTGCGCGCCATCGCAGCCGCCGTCGACGTACCGGTGATCTTCCACGGCCACAACAACCTGGGCCTGGCCGTGGCGAACAGCCTTGCCGCCGTGGACGCGGGGGCCTCGGTCCTCGACGCGACCGCCCGCGGGTTCGGTGCCGGGGCGGGCAACACCCAGATGGAAGTTCTGGTTGCCGTTCTCGAACGCCGCGACGTGGCCACCGGGATCAGTCTGCGCAAGATTCTGGCCGCCGCCGATGTCGCCACCGAGCGTCTGATGAAAGCCCCTCCGTCAATCGACTCGATCGCCGTGGCCAGCGGGCTCGCCGGAGTGTTCTCCGGCTTCAAGCGGCCAGTCCTTCAGAGCGCCCGCGCCGAAGGCGTCGATCCCATCGACCTGTTCCTTGCCCTTGGCGAACGACAAGTTGTCGCCGGGCAGGAGGACCTGATCGGCGACGTCGCCCGGCAGCTCAAGGCGGCCGCCCGATGACCACCGCATCCGCAGTTGCCGGGAGGGCGGCCGTGGTCTGCGGAGTCGGCGCAGCCCTGCCCCCGCACATCGTCGCGAACGCCGACCTGACCGCACGTCTGGACACCACCGACGAATGGATCCGCTCACGGACCGGCATCAACCAGCGCCACGTCGCCGGGACGGATCTGTCCACGACCGATCTCGCCGTACGGGCCGCCGTTCAGGCTCTCGCCGACGGCGAACCGGGCCCGGTGGAGGCCGTGGTGGTGGCGACGACCACCCCGGACCGCTGCTGTCCGGCCACCGCACCCGCCGTGGCGACACGGCTCGGGCTGACCGGCATTCCTGCCTTCGACCTCGCGGCCGGCTGCACCGGCTTCCTTTACGGCCTCGCCACCGCGGCAGGGTTCCTTGCCGCCGGCACCGCGCGGACCGTCCTGGTCGTCGGCGCCGACCGCCTCGCCACCCTTCCCGACCCCGAGGACCGCACGACTGTCCCGCTGTTCGGCGACGGCGCCGGAGCCGTGGTGCTGCGCCGCGGCAGCGCGGACGAGGCCGGGGCGCTCGGGCCGGTGGTGCTGGGCAGTGACGGCACCGGCGCCGACCTGATCCGGGCCGCCCGGCCCGGCGCCCTGCACGTGGACGGAGCCGATGTCTTCCGGCACGCGGTCGACCGCATGG contains these protein-coding regions:
- a CDS encoding 2-keto-4-pentenoate hydratase, which encodes MDELDDRWIAATASALLAAEYERVPIEALTVRRPDLLLDTAYRVQAAAVDRRIAGGARVVGHKAGVTSKAMQEQMGVYEPDSGVLLDDMVLSTGDVLVRSVLMRPRVEAEIAFRLGCDLSGPNVGLDEARAAVKEVFLALEVIDTRFTGWRITVADSIADNASCARVVTGPVVPFSTDMDLAAEPLVVSVNGTAVATGEGRAILDDPLRALVWLAGRLHRFGTGLRAGQLVLAGAVHASLPLEARSTVYARSPHLPPVELHVR
- a CDS encoding acetaldehyde dehydrogenase (acetylating) gives rise to the protein MAADEQRLCVAVLGAGLIGMDLVDKIRRSAKLELALVAGRDRDSLGLRRAAGMGHPTSAGGIGAVVEAGPIDVVFDATSADSHADHWEALRPTGTTLIDLTPTGLGTVTVPGVNGRRVAAYRHLNLISCGGQAAVPVLYAIAKSCTPTYIEVVSTGASASAGRATRLNLDQYIATTSAAIRTFTGTRDTKVMVNLSPARPAPPFRVAMTVLAYGIRPASVRTNIAKAAQAVRAYAPGFKVTSLAVEPGRISVAVEVTASGGRLPRHAGSVDIINAAAVLLAEQSAAASR
- the dmpG gene encoding 4-hydroxy-2-oxovalerate aldolase; the encoded protein is MDTTPDQRPQILLHDPTLRDGHHAVSHQLDADQLRVYATAANAAGVPVVEVGHGNGLGASSLQIGRARLDDATMLTTVREALTSSRMGVFMAPGWGTSDDLAAAVHHGADVVRIAAHCTEADVTERHLGVTRDLGAEAQGVLLMSHMASPGKLAEQCALMAEFGAQAVGIMDSAGRYLPTEVTERVRAIAAAVDVPVIFHGHNNLGLAVANSLAAVDAGASVLDATARGFGAGAGNTQMEVLVAVLERRDVATGISLRKILAAADVATERLMKAPPSIDSIAVASGLAGVFSGFKRPVLQSARAEGVDPIDLFLALGERQVVAGQEDLIGDVARQLKAAAR
- a CDS encoding beta-ketoacyl-ACP synthase III, which translates into the protein MTTASAVAGRAAVVCGVGAALPPHIVANADLTARLDTTDEWIRSRTGINQRHVAGTDLSTTDLAVRAAVQALADGEPGPVEAVVVATTTPDRCCPATAPAVATRLGLTGIPAFDLAAGCTGFLYGLATAAGFLAAGTARTVLVVGADRLATLPDPEDRTTVPLFGDGAGAVVLRRGSADEAGALGPVVLGSDGTGADLIRAARPGALHVDGADVFRHAVDRMASTSRQAATASGWELVDVDRLVPHQANSRITAFVARRLGFSDDRQLSNIAETGNTGAASIPLLLARSAADGRLKPGHRTLLTAFGAGLTWGATTLTWPDLSLTRLPEGAGHDR